GGCGATCACAGTACTGCGGGCGGTACCATTGCCGGAATTAAAATGGCCTATCCCAAGCAACGTTTAGGTGTAATTTGGATTGATGCGCATGCTGATATCCACTCGCCTTATACAACTCCTACCGGTAATATGCATGGTATGCCTTTGGCTGCTAGTTTAGCTGAAGATAATGTATCCAACAAAATGAATAAGCCTGATAAGGATACCATTGAATTGTGGAACAAGTTGAAAAAACTGGGAAATATATCCCCCAAAATAAATTATAAAGACCTTGTGTATATTGGCGTGCGCGACATTGAACCGGAGGAATCTTTTTTGCTTAAAAAGCATAAAGTAAAAGCTTTTACCACAGCAGAGGTGAAGCGAAACGGTGTTGAAAAAATTGCACGTGAAGCTTTATCGCATTTGAGTCAGTGTAATTTGATTTACATTTCGTTTGATGTGGATAGCATGGATTCTTCTATTTCGAAAGGGACAGGAACACCTGTAAGAAATGGAATTACAGAGAAGGAAGCAGGAAGTTTGTGTGTGCGCTTAATTCAAAATGAAAAAGTGTGTTGTTTTGAAATCTGCGAAGTAAATCCAACGCTTGATAAGGAAAACCTGATGGCTGAAAACACCTTTGAGATTTTGCAGAAGGTGGTTTCGCAAATAACTAATTAATAATTGATACGTCTTGCAGTAATGCGAAACGATGCGATTCCATCCTTCTGGATTAAATGGTATTGCGCGCTTTTCGAATAAAAAATGCTTCGCTTTGCTGGCAATGACGTTTGACTTATATGAAAATTGAAACTCTTTTAGCAGAAAAAACTGCTACCGCATTACAAAGCTTATTTGGAGTTGAATTTCCAAGTGCTCAAATTACATTTCAAAAAACCAAAACCGAATTTGCTGGGGACCTAACCTTGGTGGTATTTCCATTTGTGCGCGCATCGAAGTTATCGCCTGAGCAAACAGCGCAAAAATTAGGAGAATGGTTGAGAGCAGAGGTGCAAGAAGTAGCAGCCTTTAATGTGGTGAAAGGATTTTTAAATCTGGAAATAGCCAATTCCTACTGGTTAGGTTTTTTTTCGGAAATAAAGAAGAATCCGAACTACGGCATTCAGCCGATCACTGAAAATGCACCCGTTCAAATGGTTGAATATTGTGGTCCTAATACCAATAAACCTTTGCATTTGGGTCATGTGCGCAATTGTTTGTTGGGTTATTCGGTATGTGAGATTTTAAAAGCGAATGGAAACAAGGTTGTTAAAGTAAATATTGTAAACGACCGTGGAATACACATCTGCAAAAGCATGCTTGCCTGGAAAAAATATGGCAACGGCGAAACACCAGAAACTAGTGGTATTAAGGGCGATCATTTGGTTGGCAAATATTATGTGGAATTTGACAGACATTACAAAAAACAAATTGCTGATTCCATAGCGCAAGGTACAAACAAGGAAGAAGCAGAAAAAAATGCTCCTTTAATGTTGGAAGTAAAACAAATGTTGCGAGATTGGGAAGATGGTAATGCGGAGGTAATTCATTTGTGGAAAATGATGAACAGTTGGGTGTATGCAGGATTTGATATTACGTATAAAAAAATTGGAGTTGATTTTGATAAAATTTATTACGAATCAAATACCTATTTATTGGGTAAGGATATAATTGAGGAAGGTTTAGAAAAGGAAGTGTTGCATCGCAGGGCCGATAAATCGGTTTATATTGATTTAACGGAGGATGGCTTAGATGAAAAAACACTTTTGCGCAGTGATGGAACTTCGGTGTATATGACGCAGGATATTGGCACAGCAGTGCTTCGCGCCAAGGATTATAATTTCAACAACCTCACGTATGTAGTGGCCAATGAACAGGATTATCATTTTAAAGTCTTGTTTTTAATTTTAAAAAAATTGGGTTATGTGTGGGCAGATGGCTTGTTTCACCTGAGTTATGGAATGGTGGAATTGCCTGAAGGGAAGATGAAATCGCGCGAAGGAACGGTTGTGGATGCGGATGATTTGATGGATGAAATGATTGCAACTGCTGAGCAAACTACAAAGGAGCTTGGAAAGACCGAAGGATTTACAACTGAGGAAGCAGATAAATTATACACTACGATTGGAATGGGCGCATTAAAGTATTTCATGCTGAAAGTGGATCCGAAGAAAAAAATGCTGTTCAATCCTGCCGAGTCAATCGATTTTAATGGACATACAGGTCCTTTTATTCAATATACTTATGCGAGAATTAAATCTGTTCTTCGCAAAGCGCTAGCCAATGAAATCCTTGATGTTGGCGGTGTACCTGAGATGAATGAAAAGGAGAAGGAAATTATTAAATGGATATATGATTTTCCGGTTATCATAAATCAAGCGGCATTGAGTCACAGTCCGGCTATGATAGCAAACTATGTATATGAATTAGTAAAGTTATACAATACATTTTATCACGATTACTCCATATTAAAGGAGGAGAATCAAAGCATTAAGGTTTTTCGTTTGCAACTAAGTGAAAGTGTTTCCCACATTATAAAAAATTGTATGGCTATGCTTGGAATTGAGGTTCCTGAGCGGATGTAATGAAATTGTATAGCTCCTTTTATGATGGGGGCAACTATTGAAGCAAGTATTTTAATCTTCTGAAATATTTTTCATTTTCATCAGTAAATTGTAAGCTCCTTTAAACACGATTTGTTTGTCACGAAAGTTTTCAGCGTTTTTAAGCTCAATGAACGCTTTATCGAGGATTCCTGTTTCGGCTTCTAAGAGTTGAAATTGGTTGTTTCCCTTAGCAATAAACACATAATTTTTTCCTTCAAAATTTACAACGGCTTCTTCGGGGATGGCAAAGGTGTTTTTTTTATTCACATCAATTTCTGCATTCATAAACATTCCGGGTAATAATTTTTTATCAAACTTATCGAAATGGCAGTGCACTTCCACGCTTCTTTCAGCTGAAAGGTCTTTCCCAATCAAGATAATTTCGCAAGGGTATTTTGTATCGGGATTAGAATTACTGTAGGCTAATAGCGTTTGACCAATAAACAATTTATCGATATCCTTCTCAAAAACAGTTAAGGCAAGATGGATGTCTTCCGGATTTACCAATTCAAATAAAACATCGCTGGGGTTTACATATTTTCCAATATTTACATGCACTGCCGATACATATCCATCAATAGGAGATGGGATTGCAACACTACGCGATAAATTATTTTCGGTTAACAGCAGTGGATTTATTCCAATGAGTTGCAGTTTTTCACTGAGCGAACGGTATTCAATTTTTAAACTTTTGAATTCGGCTTCAGCTTGTTGAAATGCTTTATCACTGGCGGCTTTACTTAAATTTAGATCACGTTGGCGGTTAAATTCTGCCTCGGCGTATTTTAATTTAGCCTCTGTTGTAAGGTAATCTTGCTGCAATTGTATGTACTGTTGATCTTCCATCACCGCAATGGTTTCGCCTTTAAAAATATGCATCCCCGGCATCAGTTTAGTGGATTTTAAAAATCCCCCTAAGGGAATACTAACCGAAATTAAATTTTGAGGGGGAACATCAATTAAGCCGCTCACTTTAAAATTAGTTGACAGCGATCTGCTTTCCATTTTTCCGCTGACAATTGGGGTGTTTTTTAGTTCAGCGGCATTAAGTTGGATTTGATTTTTTGGTGATAAACTGGCAGCGATTTCATTTTCAGCTTTGGGTTCAGTTCCACATGCAGCCAAAAGCAAAGCGGATAAAAAGATGCTAAAAATGCTGATTAACCTGTATTTCTTCATACTGTTTTAATATTGATTGGTAAGGTAATTAAGTTCGATGATGCTGTTGTTTAATTTTTTAAGTGCACTTAGGTAATCGGTTTGAATACTAATTGCCTGATTGGTAAGCATGACCCATTCGAGGTAATTGATTTCGCCGGCGTTGAACTGTTGAGTTGCAGCTTTAAGCATTTCGTTAGCACTGTTATTCGCTGAAGACTCATAATAATTTATCAGTTTTAAATTGGTAGTGTACACTTGAAGTGCTTGTTTGTATTTAGTTTGATGAGATTGATTGCCGGCTTTTGTTTCGTTTGCTGCAATTTGCGCGTGTATTTTTAAGGCAGAAATTTTTGATTTTTGAGCCCCAAAAAAGAGCGGTATCCCGATGCCTGCTTGAATGGCCTGAAATCGATTTGACCTTGCGTAATAATTATTATCTGCTCCCACACCGGTGATGCTTCCATTGGTGTAGCCAACAAATAAATCGGGAAGAAGATTTGCTTTTTCTAATTTAATTCGGGAGTTGGTCAAGGTTTGATTTAGTGCAAGCAGGCGCAGGTGAGGATGCTGAAAAATTACACTTGAATCGGATACAATTGGTGAAATCAATTTTGTATTCTGCTCTTCGACAGTGTAACTGACATGCGTATTTAACAGCATATTAAATTCCAAAACTAAATTTATATAGCTCTGTTCCACTTCTTGCAACTGCATATTAATTTGCAGTTGTTGCAAAGAGGCTGTGTTTTTTTCAAGGATATTACTTTCTCCTTTGCTAAATCTTAGTTCTGCGTTTTTCAGAAACAAAGCATACAAACTGTCTGATTTTACTAATACATTTTTAAGCTGTTTTGTGTGTTGCAATTCAACGTAAATTAAGCTAATTTCTTTTCTCAATTCTGCTTTTCTCAAGGCTAAGTTTAGTTCAGCATTTTTCCATTCTTGATTTAAAATGGAATTTTGTTTCACATATACGGTTGGGAATTTTAAGCTTTGAGAAACCGAAAATTTCGAGTCGGTATAAGCGCTATTTATTTGTCCATATTCGGCTGATATGGCTGTTTTTGATACATCGAAAGCCGATTTTTTTAATGCAGCAAAAGCTTCTGAATTTAATTTTTGAGTTTTGAAATAGAGGTTGTTAGCGCAAGCACTATCGATTGCGGCTTTTAACGAAAGAGGTGTTTGAGCTGAAACGGAAGTAGTAAAAAATGTAATAATTATGATGGTTGGAATAGTTTTAATCAAAGTTGAATTTTTATGCGATGCTCCAAAACCTTTTTCAAAAAGTATATATAAAATTGGCAATACAAATAAGGTGAGAAAGGTTGCCAACAGGAGCCCTCCAATCACTACAGTAGCCAATGGTCTTTGCACTTCAGCACCGGCTCCGTTGCTTATTGCCATAGGTAAAAATCCAAGTGAAGCAACAAAGGCAGTCATGAGCACCGGACGCAATCTTATTTTTGTTCCCATGAGTACAATTTTTCTGGTATCGTGCCAACCTTCTTCTTTCAGCCTATTGAATTCAGCAATTAGAACGATTCCGTTTAATACGGCAACACCAAACAAGGCAATAAATCCAACACCGGCAGAAATGCTAAAGGGCATATCACGTAATGCTAATGCAAAAATGCCTCCAACCGCCGATAGTGGTATGGCAGAATAAATAAGTAAGCCTTGCTTGATCGAATTAAAGGAAAAATAGAGGAGAAGAAAAATCAATAAAAGCGCAATCGGAACAGCAATTCCTAGGCGTGCTTTTGCAGCATTTAAATTTTCAAATGCGCCACCATAACTTATGTAATATCCTGCGGGTAATTTTAGTTTGTTATCAACCTTGTTTTGTAATTCCTCCACAATTGATTGAACATCTCTTCCACCCACATTAAATCCCACCACAATACGGCGTTTAGCATCTTCGCGTTGAATTTGATTAGGACCATCTTTAAGCGCAACTTCTGCAAGCTGATACAAGGGTACTTGCGAACCACTTGGGGTTGGAATTAGAAGATTTTTAACATCCTCTAAGTTTTTTCTTTGATCGCTGTTAATGCGCACCACCATATCAAATTTTTTTTCGCCTTCAAATACAAATCCGCTTGATTGCCCGGCTAGACCGGTATTTATAACACGGTTCACATCGTTAACCGAAAGCCCGAATTGTGCGATGGCTGCTCGATTATAACTGATAATAATTTGAGGCATTCCGGTAACCGGTTCTACATAAATATTCTTTGTACCCTCTACTGATGCAGAGAGCGCTCCTAATTTTGCTGCAAAGTGCGCAAGGGTGTCCATGTTTTCACCAAAAATTTTGCATACTACATCTTGCTTTGCACCGGTCATTAATTCATTGAATCGCATTTGTACGGGATATTGAAAGCTTGTTAAGATTCCTGGAACATCTGCGACTGCTTTACTCATTTTCTCGGATAGTTCAGGAAATGTTTTTGCAGAAGTCCATTCTTCTTTATCTTTTAAAATTATCATCATGTCAGCAGCTTCCATGGGCATTGGGTCGGTTGGAATTTCTCCGCTTCCTATTTTTGTAACTACCTGTTGCACTTCGGGGAATTGAGTTTTAAGAATGTGTGCAGCTTGTTGCGTGCGTTCGATTGTGGCATTTAGGTTACTCCCCGGAAGGATTCTAGTTTCCACAGCAAAATCACCTTCTTCCAATGCGGGAATAAATTCGCCACCCATTCCGGATAGTACCATCATGGAAACTGCAAATAATGCAACTGCCAATCCAATAACTGTTTTTGGATAATTTAAAACTTTACTTAATCCGTTTTGGAAATGGCGTTCAAAAAACTCCATCATTTTGTCGGAAAAAGTTTTCTTGTGCGTAATTGTCT
This region of Bacteroidota bacterium genomic DNA includes:
- a CDS encoding efflux RND transporter periplasmic adaptor subunit, with the translated sequence MKKYRLISIFSIFLSALLLAACGTEPKAENEIAASLSPKNQIQLNAAELKNTPIVSGKMESRSLSTNFKVSGLIDVPPQNLISVSIPLGGFLKSTKLMPGMHIFKGETIAVMEDQQYIQLQQDYLTTEAKLKYAEAEFNRQRDLNLSKAASDKAFQQAEAEFKSLKIEYRSLSEKLQLIGINPLLLTENNLSRSVAIPSPIDGYVSAVHVNIGKYVNPSDVLFELVNPEDIHLALTVFEKDIDKLFIGQTLLAYSNSNPDTKYPCEIILIGKDLSAERSVEVHCHFDKFDKKLLPGMFMNAEIDVNKKNTFAIPEEAVVNFEGKNYVFIAKGNNQFQLLEAETGILDKAFIELKNAENFRDKQIVFKGAYNLLMKMKNISED
- the rocF gene encoding arginase; translation: MKKLKFIEVKSEIGAGTRGASLGVDAIKIAALDYGSSLFKQIDSVEIPHQNHLLFETQGSPYAKRIKGIISLYEKLAAEVSTTLKRNGFPLVLAGDHSTAGGTIAGIKMAYPKQRLGVIWIDAHADIHSPYTTPTGNMHGMPLAASLAEDNVSNKMNKPDKDTIELWNKLKKLGNISPKINYKDLVYIGVRDIEPEESFLLKKHKVKAFTTAEVKRNGVEKIAREALSHLSQCNLIYISFDVDSMDSSISKGTGTPVRNGITEKEAGSLCVRLIQNEKVCCFEICEVNPTLDKENLMAENTFEILQKVVSQITN
- a CDS encoding arginine--tRNA ligase, encoding MKIETLLAEKTATALQSLFGVEFPSAQITFQKTKTEFAGDLTLVVFPFVRASKLSPEQTAQKLGEWLRAEVQEVAAFNVVKGFLNLEIANSYWLGFFSEIKKNPNYGIQPITENAPVQMVEYCGPNTNKPLHLGHVRNCLLGYSVCEILKANGNKVVKVNIVNDRGIHICKSMLAWKKYGNGETPETSGIKGDHLVGKYYVEFDRHYKKQIADSIAQGTNKEEAEKNAPLMLEVKQMLRDWEDGNAEVIHLWKMMNSWVYAGFDITYKKIGVDFDKIYYESNTYLLGKDIIEEGLEKEVLHRRADKSVYIDLTEDGLDEKTLLRSDGTSVYMTQDIGTAVLRAKDYNFNNLTYVVANEQDYHFKVLFLILKKLGYVWADGLFHLSYGMVELPEGKMKSREGTVVDADDLMDEMIATAEQTTKELGKTEGFTTEEADKLYTTIGMGALKYFMLKVDPKKKMLFNPAESIDFNGHTGPFIQYTYARIKSVLRKALANEILDVGGVPEMNEKEKEIIKWIYDFPVIINQAALSHSPAMIANYVYELVKLYNTFYHDYSILKEENQSIKVFRLQLSESVSHIIKNCMAMLGIEVPERM
- a CDS encoding CusA/CzcA family heavy metal efflux RND transporter, giving the protein MLAKIIDFSIHNKLIIGLFVIALIGYGSYQVTKLPIDAVPDITNNQVQVITVAPSLGATDIERLVTFPIELANSNISGLHEIRSFSRFGLSLVTIVFDDDVDVYWARQQVAERLQQVQADLPQGVGSISMGPVSSGLGEIYQYTVRAKEGYETKYDAMELRTIQDWVVRRQLLGVKGVADVSSFGGKLKQYEIAVEPTKLKAYNLTITDVFNALENNNQNTGGAYIEKGPAVLYIRSEGLLGSLEDIKSVFIKNTSTGAPVLIGDVAEIRFGHATRYGAMCYNDKGEVAGAVVMMLKGANSSDVIKNVKERVAQIQKTLPEGVLLEPFLDRTKMVNNAIGTVETNLLEGALIVLFVLILFLGNLRAGFLVASVIPLAMLFAVILMNQFGVIGNLMSLGALDFGLIVDGAVFIVEAVLHQLTHSKHFAHLNQLSQKQMDDEVSGSSKKIARSVVFGQLIILIVYLPTFALQGIEGKMFIPMAQTVAFALLGAFILSITYIPMMSALIMSKTITHKKTFSDKMMEFFERHFQNGLSKVLNYPKTVIGLAVALFAVSMMVLSGMGGEFIPALEEGDFAVETRILPGSNLNATIERTQQAAHILKTQFPEVQQVVTKIGSGEIPTDPMPMEAADMMIILKDKEEWTSAKTFPELSEKMSKAVADVPGILTSFQYPVQMRFNELMTGAKQDVVCKIFGENMDTLAHFAAKLGALSASVEGTKNIYVEPVTGMPQIIISYNRAAIAQFGLSVNDVNRVINTGLAGQSSGFVFEGEKKFDMVVRINSDQRKNLEDVKNLLIPTPSGSQVPLYQLAEVALKDGPNQIQREDAKRRIVVGFNVGGRDVQSIVEELQNKVDNKLKLPAGYYISYGGAFENLNAAKARLGIAVPIALLLIFLLLYFSFNSIKQGLLIYSAIPLSAVGGIFALALRDMPFSISAGVGFIALFGVAVLNGIVLIAEFNRLKEEGWHDTRKIVLMGTKIRLRPVLMTAFVASLGFLPMAISNGAGAEVQRPLATVVIGGLLLATFLTLFVLPILYILFEKGFGASHKNSTLIKTIPTIIIITFFTTSVSAQTPLSLKAAIDSACANNLYFKTQKLNSEAFAALKKSAFDVSKTAISAEYGQINSAYTDSKFSVSQSLKFPTVYVKQNSILNQEWKNAELNLALRKAELRKEISLIYVELQHTKQLKNVLVKSDSLYALFLKNAELRFSKGESNILEKNTASLQQLQINMQLQEVEQSYINLVLEFNMLLNTHVSYTVEEQNTKLISPIVSDSSVIFQHPHLRLLALNQTLTNSRIKLEKANLLPDLFVGYTNGSITGVGADNNYYARSNRFQAIQAGIGIPLFFGAQKSKISALKIHAQIAANETKAGNQSHQTKYKQALQVYTTNLKLINYYESSANNSANEMLKAATQQFNAGEINYLEWVMLTNQAISIQTDYLSALKKLNNSIIELNYLTNQY